Proteins encoded within one genomic window of Tamandua tetradactyla isolate mTamTet1 chromosome 11, mTamTet1.pri, whole genome shotgun sequence:
- the F3 gene encoding tissue factor encodes MAPLARTLLLGWVLAQVSSSAGTTDTVVAYNLTWKSTNFKTILEWKPKPINRVYTVQISHRQGDWKNKCFHTADTECDLTDEIVKNVKETYLARVLSYPANNAKPSSSSVEPDRTNAPEFTPYLETNIGQPAIQSFEQVGTKLNVTVQDARTLVRMNGTFQSLREVFGQDLIYILYYWKASATGKKTAKTNTNEFLIEVDKGENYCFSVQAVIPSRIANQKSPESIIECTSQEKGMFREMFFIVGAIVFVVIIFLILLPLTLYKCRKARAEQSGKENSPLNVA; translated from the exons ATGGCGCCCCTCGCTCGGACGCTCCTACTCGGCTGGGTCCTTGCCCAAGTTTCCAGCAGCGCAG GCACTACAGATACTGTGGTAGCATATAATTTAACTTGGAAATCAACTAATTTCAAGACAATTTTGGAGTGGAAACCCAAACCCATCAATCGTGTCTACACTGTTCAGATAAG tcacAGACAAGGAGATTGGAAAAACAAATGCTTCCACACAGCAGACACAGAGTGTGATCTCACTGATGAGATTGTGAAGAACGTGAAGGAGACGTATCTGGCACGGGTTCTTTCCTATCCAGCAAATAATGCAAAGCCCTCCAGTTCTTCTGTGGAGCCCGACCGTACAAACGCCCCAGAGTTCACACCTTACTTAGAGA CGAACATTGGACAGCCAGCCATTCAGAGTTTTGAACAAGTTGGGACAAAACTGAATGTGACAGTACAAGATGCACGTACCCTAGTCAGAATGAACGGCACATTCCAAAGCCTCCGGGAGGTTTTTGGCCAGGATTTAATCTATATACTTTATTATTGGAAAGCTTCAGCTACAGGAAAG aAAACAGCCAAGACAAACACTAATGAGTTTTTGATTGAAGTGGATAAAGGAGAAAACTACTGCTTCAGCGTCCAGGCAGTGATCCCATCCCGAATTGCAAACCAGAAGAGTCCGGAGAGCATCATTGAGTGCACCAGCCAAGAGAAGGGGATGTTCAGAG aaatgttCTTCATTGTTGGAGCGATTGTATTTGTGGTCATCATCTTCCTCATTCTCCTGCCACTAACTCTGTACAAGTGCAGGAAGGCAAGAGCTGAGCAAAGTGGGAAGGAAAACTCCCCCCTTAATGTTGCATAA